From Saccopteryx leptura isolate mSacLep1 chromosome 3, mSacLep1_pri_phased_curated, whole genome shotgun sequence, one genomic window encodes:
- the ZNF628 gene encoding zinc finger protein 628, which yields MVGSHGDMAPASTAEGSGEKPGPAAPAPAAQYECGECGKSFRWSSRLLHHQRTHTGERPYKCPDCPKAFKGSSALLYHQRGHTGERPYQCPDCPKAFKRSSLLQIHRSVHTGLRAFTCGQCGLAFKWSSHYQYHLRQHTGERPYPCPDCPKAFKNSSSLRRHRHVHTGERPYSCGVCGKSFTQSTNLRQHQRVHTGERPFRCALCAKTFTHSSNLLLHQRTHSAAPPAPGPPAPGPPLPPREPAKVFPDAYLHAPSPPGPPQPAPLPVVPELFLAAAETTVELVYRCDSCELGFGSEELLLEHQPCPGPEVVPAPQEDPPEPSKAPAPAPALQPTPATTAPSFACLPCGKSFRTVAGLSRHQHSHGAAVGQAFRCGSCDGAFPQLASLLAHQQCHVEEAAAGRPPPQAEAAEVTCPQEPPAPAAPAPQPPVPAPTSAERPYKCAECGKAFKGSSGLRYHLRDHTGERPYQCGECGKAFKRSSLLAIHQRVHTGLRAFTCGQCGLTFKWSSHYQYHLRLHSGERPYACGECGKAFRNTSCLRRHRHVHTGERPHACSVCGKSFAQTSNLRQHQRVHTGERPFRCALCPKTFTHSSNLLLHQRTHSAERPFTCPVCGRSFVMAAYLQRHLRTHTPTVPVAPAAAGPQAPAPLAAAPVPPATQDVHVLPHLQATLSLEGAGGPAQAPPLGPTAPNSQTFLLVQTAQGLQLIPSSVQPLAPPAPPKFILLPSSSGGGGRARQGLRAMGKAGQGAGVVWLPGPGSLGVQGAGNAGVNGAGQSLILLQNVGSGEAGPPEVSGVQLQPLRPAPEVTTVQLQPAQEVTTVQLQPAQEVTTVQLQPAQEVTTVQLQPAQEVTTVQLQPVAGQLSNPNGAAVTTEAPNLLVVQSGAAEELLAGSGPGEPGHSEATTGMVQDMLFETLQTEEGLQSVLVLSGADGEQTQLCVQEVETLSSGLAEPPAPGPPGQKLLIIRSAPAAELLENGSVGASATTLQLLAPPPPSPISAPAAAPAGLPAAPASQMVQVVPAGTAQGSMASQGLPSIQIVQTLPAVQLVHTF from the coding sequence ATGGTCGGCTCCCACGGTGACATGGCGCCGGCCTCCACCGCGGAGGGCTCCGGGGAGAAGCCGGGCCccgcggccccggccccggccgcCCAGTACGAGTGTGGGGAGTGCGGCAAGTCGTTTCGCTGGTCCTCCCGGCTCCTGCACCACCAGCGCACGCATACAGGCGAGCGGCCCTACAAGTGCCCCGATTGCCCCAAGGCCTTCAAGGGCTCGTCAGCCCTGCTTTACCACCAGCGGGGCCACACGGGCGAGCGGCCCTACCAGTGTCCCGACTGCCCCAAGGCCTTCAAGCGCTCATCGCTGTTGCAGATCCACCGCAGCGTGCACACGGGCCTGCGGGCCTTCACCTGTGGCCAGTGCGGCCTGGCCTTCAAGTGGTCGTCGCACTACCAGTACCACCTCCGCCAGCACACGGGTGAGCGGCCCTACCCATGCCCGGACTGCCCCAAGGCCTTCAAGAACTCGTCCAGCCTGCGGCGCCACCGCCACGTGCACACGGGGGAGCGGCCCTACTCCTGTGGCGTCTGCGGCAAGAGCTTCACCCAGAGCACCAACCTGCGGCAGCACCAGCGCGTGCACACGGGCGAGCGGCCCTTCCGCTGCGCGCTCTGCGCCAAGACCTTCACGCATTCGTCCAACCTCCTGCTGCACCAGCGCACGCACTCGGCCGCCCCCCCGGCCCCCGGCCCACCGGCTCCCGGCCCACCACTGCCGCCGCGGGAGCCAGCCAAAGTCTTCCCTGACGCCTACCTGCACGCCCCCAGCCCGCCAGGGCCGCCCCAGCCCGCGCCCCTGCCCGTAGTGCCCGAGCTCTTCCTGGCAGCGGCCGAGACCACGGTGGAGCTGGTGTACCGCTGTGACAGCTGCGAGCTGGGCTTCGGCAGTGAGGAGCTGCTGCTGGAGCACCAGCCCTGCCCGGGACCTGAGGTGGTGCCCGCGCCACAGGAGGACCCCCCAGAGCCGTCCAAGGCCCCCGCCCCGGCTCCCGCCCTGCAGCCCACTCCTGCCACCACCGCCCCCAGCTTTGCCTGCCTGCCCTGCGGGAAGTCCTTCCGGACGGTGGCCGGTCTCTCCCGCCACCAGCACAGCCATGGGGCAGCCGTTGGGCAGGCGTTCCGCTGCGGCAGCTGCGATGGCGCCTTCCCCCAGCTGGCCAGCCTCCTGGCGCATCAGCAGTGCCATGTGGAGGAGGCGGCGGCCGGGCGCCCGCCCCCGCAAGCCGAAGCCGCTGAGGTCACCTGCCCGCAAGAGCCGCCGGCCCCTGCTGCTCCCGCCCCGCAGCCACCCGTTCCCGCGCCCACCTCTGCAGAGCGACCCTACAAGTGCGCGGAGTGCGGCAAGGCCTTCAAGGGCTCCTCAGGGCTACGCTACCACCTGCGGGACCACACGGGCGAGAGGCCCTACCAGTGTGGAGAGTGCGGCAAGGCCTTCAAGCGTTCGTCGCTGCTGGCCATCCACCAGCGCGTGCACACGGGGCTGCGGGCCTTCACCTGTGGCCAGTGCGGTCTGACCTTCAAGTGGTCGTCGCACTACCAGTACCACTTGCGGCTGCACAGCGGCGAGCGGCCATACGCGTGCGGGGAGTGCGGCAAGGCCTTCCGCAACACGTCGTGCCTGCGGCGCCACCGCCATGTGCACACTGGGGAGCGGCCCCACGCCTGCAGCGTCTGCGGCAAGAGCTTCGCGCAGACCTCCAACCTGCGGCAGCACCAGCGCGTGCACACAGGTGAGCGGCCATTCCGCTGCGCGCTCTGCCCCAAGACCTTCACGCACTCGTCCAACCTGCTGCTGCACCAGCGCACGCACTCGGCCGAGCGCCCCTTCACCTGCCCTGTCTGTGGCCGCAGCTTCGTCATGGCCGCCTACCTGCAGCGGCACTTGAGGACTCACACTCCCACCGTGCCCGTGGCCCCTGCGGCCGCCGGCCCCCAAGCCCCCGCCCCGTTAGCTGCTGCCCCGGTGCCTCCGGCTACCCAGGACGTCCACGTGCTCCCGCACCTTCAGGCTACCCTGTCCCTAGAGGGGGCAGGGGGCCCGGCGCAGGCCCCGCCCCTGGGCCCAACAGCTCCCAACTCTCAGACGTTCCTGCTGGTGCAGACTGCACAGGGCCTGCAGCTCATCCCCAGCAGCGTGCAGCCCCTGGCACCACCGGCGCCCCCCAAGTTTATCCTGCTGCCATCGTCCAGTGGTGGGGGCGGCCGGGCCAGGCAGGGCCTGCGGGCCATGGGAAAGGCTGGGCAGGGAGCTGGAGTCGTTTGGCTACCTGGGCCTGGGAGCCTGGGGGTCCAGGGTGCGGGCAACGCTGGGGTGAACGGGGCAGGACAGAGCCTCATCCTTCTGCAGAACGTGGGGAGCGGGGAGGCCGGGCCACCAGAAGTGAGTGGAGTCCAGCTCCAGCCCCTCCGGCCAGCCCCGGAAGTAACCACCGTCCAGCTCCAGCCAGCCCAGGAAGTGACCACGGTCCAGCTCCAGCCAGCCCAGGAAGTGACCACGGTCCAGCTCCAGCCTGCCCAGGAGGTGACCACCGTCCAACTCCAGCCAGCCCAGGAGGTGACCACCGTCCAGCTCCAGCCTGTGGCAGGCCAGCTGTCTAATCCCAACGGGGCAGCTGTGACCACAGAGGCCCCCAACCTGTTGGTGGTTCAGAGTGGGGCTGCTGAAGAATTGCTGGCAGGCTCCGGCCCTGGGGAGCCAGGCCACAGCGAGGCCACCACTGGCATGGTCCAGGATATGCTCTTTGAGACGCTGCAGACGGAGGAGGGGTTGCAGAGCGTCTTGGTGCTGAGCGGGGCAGATGGGGAGCAGACCCAGCTCTGTGTGCAGGAGGTGGAGACCCTCTCCTCGGGGCTGGCAGAGCCGCCGGCCCCTGGGCCGCCGGGCCAGAAACTGCTCATCATCCGCAGCGCCCCGGCCGCTGAGTTGCTGGAGAATGGCAGTGTTGGGGCAAGTGCTACCACGCTGCAGCTGCTGGCCCCACCGCCGCCCAGCCCAATCTCTGCCCCTGCCGCTGCCCCTGCTGGCCTTCCTGCGGCTCCTGCCTCCCAGATGGTACAAGTGGTTCCAGCAGGAACTGCGCAGGGGAGTATGGCCTCACAGGGCCTGCCCTCCATACAGATCGTTCAGACTCTTCCCGCAGTCCAGCTGGTGCACACGTTTTGA
- the NAT14 gene encoding probable N-acetyltransferase 14 yields MAPSHLSVREMREDEKPLVLEMLKAGVKDTENRVALHALTRPPALLLLAAASSGLRFVLASFALALLLPVFLAVATMKLGLRARWGSLPPPGGLGGPWVAVRGSGDVCGVLALALDSHAGDGARVTRLSVSPWHRRQGVGRRLLGFAESRTRAWAGGTGEPRARLVVPVAVAAWGLAGMLEGCGYQAEGSWGCMGYTLVREFSKDL; encoded by the exons ATGGCCCCCAGCCACCTGTCAGTGCGGGAGATGAGGGAAGATGAGAAACCCCTGGTGCTGGAGATGCTGAAG gccGGTGTGAAggacacagagaacagagtggCCCTCCACGCCTTGACCCGGCCACCCGCCCTGCTCCTCCTGGCGGCTGCCAGCAGCGGCCTGCGGTTTGTCCTGGCTTCCTTTGCCCTGGCCCTTCTCCTGCCTGTCTTCCTGGCCGTGGCAACCATGAAGCTGGGCCTGCGGGCCCGGTGGGGCTCGCTGCCTCCGCCGGGCGGCCTGGGGGGGCCCTGGGTGGCTGTGAGAGGCTCGGGTGATGTGTGCggggtcctggccctggccctagACTCCCATGCTGGGGACGGGGCCCGGGTCACCCGCCTGTCAGTCTCCCCCTGGCACCGTCGCCAGGGCGTGGGCAGGCGGCTGCTGGGCTTCGCGGAGTCCCGGACGCGCGCGTGGGCGGGGGGGACGGGGGAGCCGCGGGCTCGCCTGGTGGTCCCAGTGGCCGTGGCGGCGTGGGGCCTGGCAGGGATGCTGGAGGGCTGCGGCTACCAGGCGGAGGGCAGCTGGGGCTGCATGGGCTACACACTGGTCAGGGAGTTCAGCAAGGACCTGTGA